One stretch of Euphorbia lathyris chromosome 7, ddEupLath1.1, whole genome shotgun sequence DNA includes these proteins:
- the LOC136235562 gene encoding SWI/SNF complex subunit SWI3C isoform X3 has product MPASPSFHSDGRGKWKRRKREPQITRKQQPKHDDPDEEYEDDAADDDNHDQRDDDFEDPNPNHPQSAHPDPNHVESEVLLDNGFRICDFPPVTKIAVNRPHASVLAISALERANLAGDSSSSRGQVPDLENVSHGQLQALSAVPADGFGADQERNDGGNSAYVVTPPPILEGKGVVKRFGTRVHIVPLHSDWFSPAVVNRLERQVVPHFFSGKSPEHTPEKYMECRNYVVAKYMENPEKSITVSDCLGLVTGVEDEDLARIVRFLDHWGIINYCTAVPSRESWNGGSYLREDSNGEVHVPSAALKSIDSLIKFEKPKCRFKAAEIYSSLSSRDDEISDLDDKIRESLSDNRCAYCSQSLPSIYYQSQKEIDVLLCSDCFHEGRFVTGHSSLDFVKTDPMKDNCDLDGESWSDQETFLLLEAMEIYNEHWNEIAEHVGTKSKSQCILHFLRLPMEDGLLENVEVPGMSKSSNPSSRDDRARLHSHSNGPCLQGVDSESRIPFANSGNPIMALVAFLASSVGPRVAAACANASLAALGDNRMNSERSHGREGNFHGEVANSVQLKEENLHGPWSQNETDGAPLSVEKVNAAAKAGLSAAATKAKLFADHEEREIQRLSANIINHQLKRLELKLKQFAEVETLLMRECEQVEKTRQRFAAERVRLLSTRVGPAGATSQMNLTAISPSMVVNNNIGGGNNRQQVVSPTSSSQPSVSGYGNNQQVHPHLSFMQRGQQAHPMFPMGPRLPLAAIQPSSSAPSNAMFNAPGNSQPNLNQMLRSVSGPSSGLG; this is encoded by the exons ATGCCAGCATCCCCATCTTTCCATTCAG aTGGTAGAGGCAAATGGAAGAGGAGGAAGCGGGAGCCCCAAATTACTCGTAAACAACAACCTAAACATGATGACCCAGACGAAGAATATGAAGATGATGCTGCTGATGATGACAATCATGACCAGCGGGATGATGATTTTgaggaccctaaccctaatcaTCCTCAATCTGCACATCCCGATCCCAACCATGTTGAAAGTGAGGTGCTTCTTGATAATGGGTTTCGAATTTGTGACTTCCCTCCCGTAACGAAAATTGCTGTGAATCGACCTCATGCTTCGGTTCTTGCTATTTCGGCTTTGGAGAGGGCGAATTTGGCTGGGGATAGTAGCAGTAGTAGGGGGCAAGTGCCTGATTTAGAGAATGTATCACATGGGCAACTACAGGCACTGTCTGCTGTGCCTGCTGATGGGTTTGGGGCTGATCAGGAGAGAAATGATGGTGGAAATTCTGCTTATGTGGTCACGCCGCCTCCTATTTTGGAGGGAAAAGGGGTTGTAAAACGCTTTGGGACTAGAGTTCATATTGTTCCGTTGCATTCCG ATTGGTTTTCTCCAGCCGTGGTGAATAGACTGGAGAGACAGGTGGTGCCACATTTTTTCTCTGGGAAATCACCAGAACACACTCCAGAAAAATACATGGAATGTAGGAACTATGTTGTTGCTAAATACATGGAGAATCCAGAGAAGAGCATTACAGTTTCTGACTGTCTGGGATTGGTTACTGGTGTCGAAGATGAAGATTTAGCTCGAATTGTTAGGTTTCTTGATCATTGGGGAATTATCAACTACTGTACAGCCGTGCCAAGCCGTGAATCTTGGAATGGTGGATCCTACTTAAGAGAGGATTCAAATGGCGAGGTTCATGTGCCATCAGCTGCTTTAAAGTCAATTGATAGTTTGATCAAATTCGAAAAGCCCAAATGTAGGTTTAAGGCAGCTGAGATTTATTCATCATTGTCTTCTCGTGATGACGAAATCTCTGACTTGGACGACAAAATTCGAGAGAGTTTATCTGATAATCGTTGTGCTTATTGCTCTCAGTCTCTTCCTAGCATATACTATCAGTCACAAAAGGAG ATTGACGTATTGCTATGTTCTGACTGCTTCCATGAGGGAAGGTTTGTGACTGGTCATTCAAGCTTGGATTTTGTAAAGACAGATCCAATGAAGGATAATTGTGATTTAGATGGAGAAAGTTGGAGTGATCAGGAAACTTTTCTGCTGCTTGAGGCAATGGAAATTTACAATGAGCATTGGAATGAAATTGCAGAACATGTCGGAACAAAGTCAAAATCTCAGTgtattcttcattttcttcgtCTACCAATGGAAGATGGTCTGTTGGAAAATGTTGAGGTTCCTGGCATGTCTAAGTCATCTAATCCATCAAGCAGAGATGACCGTGCCAGATTACATTCACATTCTAATG GACCCTGTCTTCAAGGTGTGGATTCAGAGAGTCGGATCCCTTTTGCAAATTCTGGGAATCCCATTATGGCATTG GTTGCCTTTCTGGCCTCTTCTGTTGGACCAAGAGTTGCTGCAGCTTGTGCCAATGCTTCCTTGGCAGCACTGGGGGATAATAG GATGAATTCGGAGAGATCACATGGCAGAGAAGGTAATTTTCACGGAGAGGTTGCAAATTCAGTTCAACTAAAAG AAGAGAACTTGCACGGTCCATGGAGTCAAAACGAGACGGATGGTGCTCCTTTATCTGTAGAAAAAGTCAATGCTGCTGCAAAAGCTGGTCTTTCTGCTGCAGCAACTAAGGCCAAACTCTTTGCAGATCATGAAGAGCGGGAGATTCAAAGGCTATCTGCCAATATCATTAATCATCAG TTGAAGCGGTTGGAGCTAAAACTGAAGCAATTTGCAGAAGTGGAAACTCTGCTAATGAGAGAATGTGAACAAGTAGAGAAGACGAGGCAGAGATTTGCTGCAGAGCGTGTCCGCCTTCTATCAACTCGTGTTGGACCTGCTGGGGCTACTTCACAAATGAACCTGACAGCCATTTCTCCTTCGATGGTCGTTAACAATAACATCGGTGGTGGCAACAACAGGCAACAAGTAGTATCACCTACTTCTTCTTCGCAACCAAGCGTGTCGGGATATGGAAACAATCAACAAGTCCATCCCCATTTGTCATTTATGCAACGTGGACAACAAGCACATCCGATGTTTCCAATGGGGCCAAGGCTTCCCCTTGCAGCTATACAGCCATCATCTTCTGCTCCATCAAATGCTATGTTCAACGCCCCTGGAAATTCACAGCCAAATCTCAATCAAATGCTGAGGTCTGTATCAGGGCCTAGCTCTGGTTTAGGTTGA
- the LOC136235562 gene encoding SWI/SNF complex subunit SWI3C isoform X2, whose protein sequence is MPASPSFHSDGRGKWKRRKREPQITRKQQPKHDDPDEEYEDDAADDDNHDQRDDDFEDPNPNHPQSAHPDPNHVESEVLLDNGFRICDFPPVTKIAVNRPHASVLAISALERANLAGDSSSSRGQVPDLENVSHGQLQALSAVPADGFGADQERNDGGNSAYVVTPPPILEGKGVVKRFGTRVHIVPLHSDWFSPAVVNRLERQVVPHFFSGKSPEHTPEKYMECRNYVVAKYMENPEKSITVSDCLGLVTGVEDEDLARIVRFLDHWGIINYCTAVPSRESWNGGSYLREDSNGEVHVPSAALKSIDSLIKFEKPKCRFKAAEIYSSLSSRDDEISDLDDKIRESLSDNRCAYCSQSLPSIYYQSQKEIDVLLCSDCFHEGRFVTGHSSLDFVKTDPMKDNCDLDGESWSDQETFLLLEAMEIYNEHWNEIAEHVGTKSKSQCILHFLRLPMEDGLLENVEVPGMSKSSNPSSRDDRARLHSHSNGDMSGPCLQGVDSESRIPFANSGNPIMALVAFLASSVGPRVAAACANASLAALGDNRMNSERSHGREGNFHGEVANSVQLKENLHGPWSQNETDGAPLSVEKVNAAAKAGLSAAATKAKLFADHEEREIQRLSANIINHQLKRLELKLKQFAEVETLLMRECEQVEKTRQRFAAERVRLLSTRVGPAGATSQMNLTAISPSMVVNNNIGGGNNRQQVVSPTSSSQPSVSGYGNNQQVHPHLSFMQRGQQAHPMFPMGPRLPLAAIQPSSSAPSNAMFNAPGNSQPNLNQMLRSVSGPSSGLG, encoded by the exons ATGCCAGCATCCCCATCTTTCCATTCAG aTGGTAGAGGCAAATGGAAGAGGAGGAAGCGGGAGCCCCAAATTACTCGTAAACAACAACCTAAACATGATGACCCAGACGAAGAATATGAAGATGATGCTGCTGATGATGACAATCATGACCAGCGGGATGATGATTTTgaggaccctaaccctaatcaTCCTCAATCTGCACATCCCGATCCCAACCATGTTGAAAGTGAGGTGCTTCTTGATAATGGGTTTCGAATTTGTGACTTCCCTCCCGTAACGAAAATTGCTGTGAATCGACCTCATGCTTCGGTTCTTGCTATTTCGGCTTTGGAGAGGGCGAATTTGGCTGGGGATAGTAGCAGTAGTAGGGGGCAAGTGCCTGATTTAGAGAATGTATCACATGGGCAACTACAGGCACTGTCTGCTGTGCCTGCTGATGGGTTTGGGGCTGATCAGGAGAGAAATGATGGTGGAAATTCTGCTTATGTGGTCACGCCGCCTCCTATTTTGGAGGGAAAAGGGGTTGTAAAACGCTTTGGGACTAGAGTTCATATTGTTCCGTTGCATTCCG ATTGGTTTTCTCCAGCCGTGGTGAATAGACTGGAGAGACAGGTGGTGCCACATTTTTTCTCTGGGAAATCACCAGAACACACTCCAGAAAAATACATGGAATGTAGGAACTATGTTGTTGCTAAATACATGGAGAATCCAGAGAAGAGCATTACAGTTTCTGACTGTCTGGGATTGGTTACTGGTGTCGAAGATGAAGATTTAGCTCGAATTGTTAGGTTTCTTGATCATTGGGGAATTATCAACTACTGTACAGCCGTGCCAAGCCGTGAATCTTGGAATGGTGGATCCTACTTAAGAGAGGATTCAAATGGCGAGGTTCATGTGCCATCAGCTGCTTTAAAGTCAATTGATAGTTTGATCAAATTCGAAAAGCCCAAATGTAGGTTTAAGGCAGCTGAGATTTATTCATCATTGTCTTCTCGTGATGACGAAATCTCTGACTTGGACGACAAAATTCGAGAGAGTTTATCTGATAATCGTTGTGCTTATTGCTCTCAGTCTCTTCCTAGCATATACTATCAGTCACAAAAGGAG ATTGACGTATTGCTATGTTCTGACTGCTTCCATGAGGGAAGGTTTGTGACTGGTCATTCAAGCTTGGATTTTGTAAAGACAGATCCAATGAAGGATAATTGTGATTTAGATGGAGAAAGTTGGAGTGATCAGGAAACTTTTCTGCTGCTTGAGGCAATGGAAATTTACAATGAGCATTGGAATGAAATTGCAGAACATGTCGGAACAAAGTCAAAATCTCAGTgtattcttcattttcttcgtCTACCAATGGAAGATGGTCTGTTGGAAAATGTTGAGGTTCCTGGCATGTCTAAGTCATCTAATCCATCAAGCAGAGATGACCGTGCCAGATTACATTCACATTCTAATGGTGATATGTCAG GACCCTGTCTTCAAGGTGTGGATTCAGAGAGTCGGATCCCTTTTGCAAATTCTGGGAATCCCATTATGGCATTG GTTGCCTTTCTGGCCTCTTCTGTTGGACCAAGAGTTGCTGCAGCTTGTGCCAATGCTTCCTTGGCAGCACTGGGGGATAATAG GATGAATTCGGAGAGATCACATGGCAGAGAAGGTAATTTTCACGGAGAGGTTGCAAATTCAGTTCAACTAAAAG AGAACTTGCACGGTCCATGGAGTCAAAACGAGACGGATGGTGCTCCTTTATCTGTAGAAAAAGTCAATGCTGCTGCAAAAGCTGGTCTTTCTGCTGCAGCAACTAAGGCCAAACTCTTTGCAGATCATGAAGAGCGGGAGATTCAAAGGCTATCTGCCAATATCATTAATCATCAG TTGAAGCGGTTGGAGCTAAAACTGAAGCAATTTGCAGAAGTGGAAACTCTGCTAATGAGAGAATGTGAACAAGTAGAGAAGACGAGGCAGAGATTTGCTGCAGAGCGTGTCCGCCTTCTATCAACTCGTGTTGGACCTGCTGGGGCTACTTCACAAATGAACCTGACAGCCATTTCTCCTTCGATGGTCGTTAACAATAACATCGGTGGTGGCAACAACAGGCAACAAGTAGTATCACCTACTTCTTCTTCGCAACCAAGCGTGTCGGGATATGGAAACAATCAACAAGTCCATCCCCATTTGTCATTTATGCAACGTGGACAACAAGCACATCCGATGTTTCCAATGGGGCCAAGGCTTCCCCTTGCAGCTATACAGCCATCATCTTCTGCTCCATCAAATGCTATGTTCAACGCCCCTGGAAATTCACAGCCAAATCTCAATCAAATGCTGAGGTCTGTATCAGGGCCTAGCTCTGGTTTAGGTTGA
- the LOC136235562 gene encoding SWI/SNF complex subunit SWI3C isoform X1: protein MPASPSFHSDGRGKWKRRKREPQITRKQQPKHDDPDEEYEDDAADDDNHDQRDDDFEDPNPNHPQSAHPDPNHVESEVLLDNGFRICDFPPVTKIAVNRPHASVLAISALERANLAGDSSSSRGQVPDLENVSHGQLQALSAVPADGFGADQERNDGGNSAYVVTPPPILEGKGVVKRFGTRVHIVPLHSDWFSPAVVNRLERQVVPHFFSGKSPEHTPEKYMECRNYVVAKYMENPEKSITVSDCLGLVTGVEDEDLARIVRFLDHWGIINYCTAVPSRESWNGGSYLREDSNGEVHVPSAALKSIDSLIKFEKPKCRFKAAEIYSSLSSRDDEISDLDDKIRESLSDNRCAYCSQSLPSIYYQSQKEIDVLLCSDCFHEGRFVTGHSSLDFVKTDPMKDNCDLDGESWSDQETFLLLEAMEIYNEHWNEIAEHVGTKSKSQCILHFLRLPMEDGLLENVEVPGMSKSSNPSSRDDRARLHSHSNGDMSGPCLQGVDSESRIPFANSGNPIMALVAFLASSVGPRVAAACANASLAALGDNRMNSERSHGREGNFHGEVANSVQLKEENLHGPWSQNETDGAPLSVEKVNAAAKAGLSAAATKAKLFADHEEREIQRLSANIINHQLKRLELKLKQFAEVETLLMRECEQVEKTRQRFAAERVRLLSTRVGPAGATSQMNLTAISPSMVVNNNIGGGNNRQQVVSPTSSSQPSVSGYGNNQQVHPHLSFMQRGQQAHPMFPMGPRLPLAAIQPSSSAPSNAMFNAPGNSQPNLNQMLRSVSGPSSGLG, encoded by the exons ATGCCAGCATCCCCATCTTTCCATTCAG aTGGTAGAGGCAAATGGAAGAGGAGGAAGCGGGAGCCCCAAATTACTCGTAAACAACAACCTAAACATGATGACCCAGACGAAGAATATGAAGATGATGCTGCTGATGATGACAATCATGACCAGCGGGATGATGATTTTgaggaccctaaccctaatcaTCCTCAATCTGCACATCCCGATCCCAACCATGTTGAAAGTGAGGTGCTTCTTGATAATGGGTTTCGAATTTGTGACTTCCCTCCCGTAACGAAAATTGCTGTGAATCGACCTCATGCTTCGGTTCTTGCTATTTCGGCTTTGGAGAGGGCGAATTTGGCTGGGGATAGTAGCAGTAGTAGGGGGCAAGTGCCTGATTTAGAGAATGTATCACATGGGCAACTACAGGCACTGTCTGCTGTGCCTGCTGATGGGTTTGGGGCTGATCAGGAGAGAAATGATGGTGGAAATTCTGCTTATGTGGTCACGCCGCCTCCTATTTTGGAGGGAAAAGGGGTTGTAAAACGCTTTGGGACTAGAGTTCATATTGTTCCGTTGCATTCCG ATTGGTTTTCTCCAGCCGTGGTGAATAGACTGGAGAGACAGGTGGTGCCACATTTTTTCTCTGGGAAATCACCAGAACACACTCCAGAAAAATACATGGAATGTAGGAACTATGTTGTTGCTAAATACATGGAGAATCCAGAGAAGAGCATTACAGTTTCTGACTGTCTGGGATTGGTTACTGGTGTCGAAGATGAAGATTTAGCTCGAATTGTTAGGTTTCTTGATCATTGGGGAATTATCAACTACTGTACAGCCGTGCCAAGCCGTGAATCTTGGAATGGTGGATCCTACTTAAGAGAGGATTCAAATGGCGAGGTTCATGTGCCATCAGCTGCTTTAAAGTCAATTGATAGTTTGATCAAATTCGAAAAGCCCAAATGTAGGTTTAAGGCAGCTGAGATTTATTCATCATTGTCTTCTCGTGATGACGAAATCTCTGACTTGGACGACAAAATTCGAGAGAGTTTATCTGATAATCGTTGTGCTTATTGCTCTCAGTCTCTTCCTAGCATATACTATCAGTCACAAAAGGAG ATTGACGTATTGCTATGTTCTGACTGCTTCCATGAGGGAAGGTTTGTGACTGGTCATTCAAGCTTGGATTTTGTAAAGACAGATCCAATGAAGGATAATTGTGATTTAGATGGAGAAAGTTGGAGTGATCAGGAAACTTTTCTGCTGCTTGAGGCAATGGAAATTTACAATGAGCATTGGAATGAAATTGCAGAACATGTCGGAACAAAGTCAAAATCTCAGTgtattcttcattttcttcgtCTACCAATGGAAGATGGTCTGTTGGAAAATGTTGAGGTTCCTGGCATGTCTAAGTCATCTAATCCATCAAGCAGAGATGACCGTGCCAGATTACATTCACATTCTAATGGTGATATGTCAG GACCCTGTCTTCAAGGTGTGGATTCAGAGAGTCGGATCCCTTTTGCAAATTCTGGGAATCCCATTATGGCATTG GTTGCCTTTCTGGCCTCTTCTGTTGGACCAAGAGTTGCTGCAGCTTGTGCCAATGCTTCCTTGGCAGCACTGGGGGATAATAG GATGAATTCGGAGAGATCACATGGCAGAGAAGGTAATTTTCACGGAGAGGTTGCAAATTCAGTTCAACTAAAAG AAGAGAACTTGCACGGTCCATGGAGTCAAAACGAGACGGATGGTGCTCCTTTATCTGTAGAAAAAGTCAATGCTGCTGCAAAAGCTGGTCTTTCTGCTGCAGCAACTAAGGCCAAACTCTTTGCAGATCATGAAGAGCGGGAGATTCAAAGGCTATCTGCCAATATCATTAATCATCAG TTGAAGCGGTTGGAGCTAAAACTGAAGCAATTTGCAGAAGTGGAAACTCTGCTAATGAGAGAATGTGAACAAGTAGAGAAGACGAGGCAGAGATTTGCTGCAGAGCGTGTCCGCCTTCTATCAACTCGTGTTGGACCTGCTGGGGCTACTTCACAAATGAACCTGACAGCCATTTCTCCTTCGATGGTCGTTAACAATAACATCGGTGGTGGCAACAACAGGCAACAAGTAGTATCACCTACTTCTTCTTCGCAACCAAGCGTGTCGGGATATGGAAACAATCAACAAGTCCATCCCCATTTGTCATTTATGCAACGTGGACAACAAGCACATCCGATGTTTCCAATGGGGCCAAGGCTTCCCCTTGCAGCTATACAGCCATCATCTTCTGCTCCATCAAATGCTATGTTCAACGCCCCTGGAAATTCACAGCCAAATCTCAATCAAATGCTGAGGTCTGTATCAGGGCCTAGCTCTGGTTTAGGTTGA